In Pseudoliparis swirei isolate HS2019 ecotype Mariana Trench chromosome 11, NWPU_hadal_v1, whole genome shotgun sequence, a genomic segment contains:
- the pax9 gene encoding paired box protein Pax-9 gives MEPAFGEVNQLGGVFVNGRPLPNAIRLRIVELAQLGIRPCDISRQLRVSHGCVSKILARYNETGSILPGAIGGSKPRVTTPTVVKHIRTYKQRDPGIFAWEIRDRLLADGVCDKFNLPSVSSISRILRNKIGNLSQQSQYESGKQASHPQPTIPYNHLYSYPTSKVPTPPGMPTLPGHMAMHRIWPSSHSVTDILGIRSITEQQNAEWLAHSEQLCHSAQHPSLAPSHHPSVTLHGVQRHHVGLCDRSHMAAAGQWQCAISPQL, from the exons ATGG AGCCAGCCTTCGGTGAGGTGAACCAACTGGGCGGTGTGTTCGTGAACGGCAGGCCGCTCCCCAACGCGATCCGGCTCCGGATAGTGGAGCTGGCCCAGCTCGGGATTCGACCCTGCGACATCAGCCGGCAGCTGCGCGTCTCCCACGGCTGCGTCAGCAAGATCCTGGCGCGCTACAACGAGACGGGCTCCATCCTCCCGGGGGCCATCGGGGGCAGCAAGCCGCGGGTCACCACGCCCACCGTGGTCAAGCACATACGGACATACAAGCAGAGGGACCCGGGGATTTTTGCCTGGGAGATCCGGGACCGGCTACTCGCCGACGGCGTGTGCGACAAGTTCAACCTGCCGTCCGTGAGCTCCATCAGCCGGATCCTGCGCAACAAGATCGGGAATCTCTCCCAGCAGAGCCAATACGAGTCGGGCAAGCAGGCGTCTCACCCGCAACCCACGATACCCTACAACCACTTGTACTCATACCCGACGTCCAAAGTGCCCACCCCCCCCGGCATGCCCACCCTCCCCGGACACATGGCCATGCACAGGATATGGCCCTCCTCGCACTCCGTGACAGATATTCTGGGGATACGGTCGATTACAGAGCAACAAA acGCCGAGTGGCTCGCCCACAGCGAGCAGCTCTGCCACAGCGCCCAGCACCCCTCCCTGGCGCCCTCCCACCACCCGAGCGTCACCCTGCACGGCGTGCAGCGCCACCACGTGGGCCTGTGCGACCGCTCCCACATGGCGGCGGCCGGCCAGTGGCAGTGCGCCATCTCCCCGCAGCTGTGA